The following are from one region of the Dehalococcoidia bacterium genome:
- a CDS encoding aminotransferase class IV, with protein MKDIIYINGALVPRGEARISPFDRGFLYGYGLFETMRSYRGRVFRLDRHLARLMNSAERLGLAALLDPAALEQAIQKTLEANRLRDARIRLSVSAGEGERGLEPPESGTLTIIVVAQKLVPPTPQAYGEGVSAAIVSARRNSQSPLSGIKSMAYLESLLAHSEAVAAGADEAILLSERGTVAECSTSNIFLVVGERLLTPSAESGILPGITREVVLEMAQGLGITTVVGEIQLADLLGADEAFLTNSIVEVMPITQVDGKPVGSGRPGEMTKRLLKAYKELVLQQGHDY; from the coding sequence ATGAAGGACATTATCTATATCAATGGAGCACTGGTACCGCGGGGGGAGGCTAGGATCTCGCCCTTCGACCGCGGCTTCCTCTATGGCTACGGTCTCTTTGAGACGATGCGCTCCTACAGGGGACGGGTTTTCCGCCTCGACCGGCACCTGGCACGGCTCATGAACTCAGCCGAAAGACTCGGCCTCGCCGCTTTACTGGACCCCGCAGCGCTGGAGCAGGCTATCCAAAAGACCCTGGAGGCTAATAGGCTCCGCGATGCCCGCATCAGGCTAAGCGTTTCGGCAGGAGAGGGAGAGCGGGGGCTAGAACCTCCGGAATCGGGCACGCTCACCATCATCGTTGTTGCCCAGAAGCTTGTCCCCCCAACTCCACAGGCTTATGGGGAAGGCGTAAGCGCTGCCATAGTGAGCGCGAGGCGAAACAGCCAGTCACCGCTATCTGGAATAAAGTCGATGGCTTATCTGGAGAGCCTGCTCGCTCATTCCGAGGCTGTGGCTGCAGGAGCAGATGAGGCGATCCTGCTAAGTGAGCGGGGCACTGTTGCCGAGTGCAGCACCAGCAACATCTTTCTGGTGGTCGGGGAACGGCTACTAACCCCCTCAGCGGAGAGCGGCATACTGCCCGGGATCACCAGGGAGGTGGTCTTGGAGATGGCGCAGGGTCTGGGTATAACTACGGTAGTGGGCGAGATCCAACTAGCTGACCTCCTCGGCGCAGATGAGGCCTTCCTGACCAACTCAATAGTTGAGGTCATGCCCATAACTCAAGTGGATGGCAAGCCCGTTGGCTCTGGGAGGCCGGGGGAGATGACAAAGAGGCTGCTAAAAGCCTACAAGGAGCTGGTTCTGCAGCAGGGCCACGATTACTAG
- a CDS encoding aminodeoxychorismate/anthranilate synthase component II yields MILIIDNYDSFAYNLAQYIGELGWEPVVYRNDRIALEEIEQLTPSHIVISPGPGTPLDAGVSNDVVRHFAGRVPILGVCLGHQCIGYVYGGLIVRSAPMHGKTSPIYHDGKVIYQGLESPFEAGRYHSLAIKPGTLPHYIEVSAVTEEGEIMGVRHKSFVVEGVQFHPESILTAVGHDILRRFLSIRSPLWG; encoded by the coding sequence TTGATACTCATCATCGATAACTATGACTCCTTTGCCTATAATCTAGCCCAGTATATCGGTGAGCTGGGGTGGGAACCGGTCGTCTATCGTAATGACCGGATCGCTCTAGAGGAGATCGAGCAGCTCACACCTTCTCACATCGTGATCTCCCCGGGGCCGGGCACCCCCTTGGATGCGGGGGTCTCCAACGACGTGGTACGCCATTTTGCCGGCAGGGTACCGATTTTGGGGGTCTGCCTGGGGCATCAGTGCATCGGATATGTCTACGGCGGGTTAATCGTGCGTTCGGCGCCCATGCACGGAAAGACCTCGCCTATTTACCACGATGGCAAGGTAATCTACCAGGGTCTGGAGAGCCCCTTCGAGGCGGGGCGCTATCACTCGCTGGCGATAAAGCCGGGAACGCTGCCCCACTACATCGAGGTCTCGGCGGTAACAGAGGAGGGGGAGATTATGGGGGTGCGTCATAAGAGTTTTGTGGTCGAGGGGGTCCAGTTTCACCCCGAGTCGATACTCACCGCTGTGGGACATGATATATTGAGGAGGTTCTTGAGCATTAGAAGCCCGCTTTGGGGTTGA